In the Desulfatiglans anilini DSM 4660 genome, one interval contains:
- the dsrM gene encoding sulfate reduction electron transfer complex DsrMKJOP subunit DsrM, whose translation MSIVVSSLAVVLIVLIPWVGVGAFNLQYLFGVVVPYAALATFIIGIVVRVIDWARSPVPFRIPTTAGQQWSLPWVKYSKIDNPKGTGGVIVRMLFEILTFRSLFRNTRLEYRLKGDGAPKIDYEWEKWLWLAALLFHYSFLVIFLRHFRFFVEPIPGFVHLLESLDGFMQMGVLPLNGLGLPGVYLTDMLLMLAVTYLFVRRIYVHQTRYISLPADYFPLFLILALGTTGILMRYFIRVDITAVKELAVGLFKFHPTIPGDIGVIFYIHLFVISVLIAYFPFSKLMHMAGIFLSPTRNLSNNSRMKRHINPWNYPVHYHTYQAYEDEFREAMVEAGLPVEKEPE comes from the coding sequence TTGAGCATTGTCGTTTCGTCATTGGCAGTGGTGCTGATCGTTTTGATCCCCTGGGTGGGGGTGGGGGCGTTCAATCTCCAGTACCTTTTCGGTGTCGTGGTTCCCTACGCGGCCTTGGCCACCTTCATCATCGGGATCGTCGTTCGGGTCATCGACTGGGCCCGCTCCCCCGTGCCTTTCAGGATTCCCACCACGGCCGGGCAGCAATGGTCTCTCCCATGGGTCAAGTACAGCAAGATCGACAATCCAAAAGGCACCGGCGGGGTGATCGTGAGGATGCTCTTCGAGATCCTCACCTTTCGATCCCTTTTCCGGAACACCCGTTTGGAGTACCGGCTGAAGGGTGACGGTGCGCCAAAGATCGATTACGAGTGGGAAAAGTGGCTCTGGCTGGCGGCGCTGCTTTTCCATTATTCCTTCCTGGTGATCTTTCTCAGGCATTTCCGGTTTTTTGTCGAACCCATTCCGGGGTTTGTCCACCTGCTGGAGAGCCTCGACGGCTTCATGCAGATGGGTGTGCTGCCGTTGAACGGACTCGGCCTTCCGGGGGTGTACCTGACGGATATGCTCCTTATGCTGGCGGTAACCTATCTCTTCGTCCGGCGGATTTACGTTCATCAGACCCGTTACATCTCGCTGCCGGCGGATTATTTTCCACTGTTTCTCATTCTGGCTCTGGGCACGACCGGGATTTTGATGCGTTACTTCATCCGGGTCGACATCACAGCCGTCAAGGAGCTGGCGGTGGGTCTCTTCAAATTTCACCCAACGATTCCGGGCGATATCGGGGTGATCTTCTACATTCATCTGTTCGTCATCAGCGTGTTGATCGCGTATTTCCCCTTCAGCAAGCTGATGCACATGGCCGGGATATTCCTGTCGCCGACGAGAAACCTGTCGAACAACAGCCGTATGAAGAGGCATATCAACCCGTGGAATTATCCTGTGCATTACCATACGTATCAGGCGTACGAAGACGAATTCCGTGAGGCGATGGTCGAGGCCGGCCTCCCGGTTGAAAAAGAGCCTGAATAA
- the lon gene encoding endopeptidase La, with protein MDFSDKKIPDALPVLPLKDAVIFPRMVIPLAIREEAHRRLVDDALHGDKMVLTVMMKDGAEGETTGMPEVHRIGTACHIMKLSKMDEGTVVVVQGIARVEIKGVKQGEHYSLAEVERLEDIGHSGKKIDAMTLSIMNLFKEIVDLSPHLPDELIDLAKNIEEPGPLADMIVSTLNLDRHKKQEILECLDVKTRLERITRFLSEDLELQKMGRQIQDQVKKGIDQHQKEFYLKEQLKAIQKELGMGEDEGSEIDELLERLEEKDLPEPVKAVAEKELRRLSGMNPASSEYTVSRTYLDWILDLPWNEGTEETLDIRRAERILNRHHYNLEKVKKRILEYLAVRKLNPAHKGPILCLVGPPGTGKTSLGRSIAEAMGRKFVRTSLGGVRDEAEIRGHRRTYVGALPGRIIQGIKRAGSNNPVYILDEIDKVGTDFRGDPSSALLEVLDPEQNFSFSDHYLEVEFDLSKVMFIATANQLDPVPPPLRDRMEVLELAGYTEDEKLNIARKFLIPRQVKEHGLSRETIIIRTPAVRKIIREYTREAGVRNLEREIGAICRAVARGVAEGSEDLFDVSAAAVQEYLGNPRFTFDLAKRTSVPGVAIGLAWTPAGGDILFVEATMMPGKKSLNLTGQLGDVMKESAHTAMSYLRSKAIQFGIREDFFAERDFHIHVPAGAIPKDGPSAGVTMLTALASLLIGRPVRHRVAMTGEVTLRGMVLPVGGIKEKVLAASRSGIKEIILPEGNRHDLDDIPEKIRKQLIFHLVNRMEDVLVLALEEKKDETEKRSHEASTAKQASEEEGK; from the coding sequence ATGGATTTTTCTGATAAAAAGATCCCGGACGCTTTACCGGTGCTTCCTTTGAAGGATGCCGTGATCTTCCCCAGGATGGTGATCCCTCTGGCTATCCGGGAGGAGGCGCATCGCCGGTTGGTGGATGACGCCCTCCACGGGGACAAGATGGTCCTGACCGTCATGATGAAGGACGGGGCGGAGGGAGAAACGACCGGTATGCCGGAGGTGCACCGGATCGGGACGGCGTGCCATATCATGAAGCTATCGAAGATGGACGAGGGCACCGTCGTTGTCGTGCAGGGCATAGCGCGGGTAGAGATCAAGGGCGTCAAGCAGGGGGAGCATTACAGTCTGGCCGAGGTGGAGCGTCTGGAAGACATCGGCCACAGCGGGAAAAAGATCGATGCGATGACCTTGAGCATCATGAATCTATTCAAAGAGATCGTGGATCTGTCCCCCCACCTGCCGGACGAGCTGATCGATCTGGCCAAGAACATCGAGGAGCCGGGGCCTCTGGCGGATATGATCGTTTCCACCCTCAATCTCGATCGCCACAAGAAGCAGGAAATCCTCGAGTGCCTGGATGTCAAGACCCGGCTGGAGCGGATTACGCGCTTTCTGAGCGAAGACCTCGAACTGCAGAAAATGGGGCGTCAGATCCAGGATCAGGTGAAAAAGGGGATCGATCAACACCAGAAGGAGTTCTACCTGAAGGAGCAGCTCAAGGCGATCCAGAAAGAGCTCGGAATGGGGGAAGACGAAGGCTCCGAGATCGACGAACTGCTGGAGCGGCTCGAGGAAAAGGATCTGCCGGAACCGGTCAAGGCGGTGGCGGAAAAAGAGCTTCGCAGGCTTTCCGGGATGAACCCCGCATCATCCGAATACACGGTTTCCCGGACCTACCTGGATTGGATCCTCGACCTGCCCTGGAACGAGGGGACGGAGGAGACCCTGGATATCCGCCGCGCGGAGCGGATACTGAACAGGCATCACTACAATCTCGAAAAGGTCAAGAAGCGGATTCTCGAATACCTGGCGGTGCGGAAGTTGAATCCGGCCCACAAGGGCCCGATCCTCTGCCTGGTGGGGCCGCCTGGGACGGGCAAGACGAGCCTGGGCCGGTCGATCGCCGAGGCTATGGGCCGCAAGTTCGTCCGCACCTCCCTCGGCGGGGTGCGGGACGAGGCCGAGATCCGTGGGCATCGCCGCACCTATGTGGGTGCCCTGCCTGGTCGGATCATCCAGGGGATCAAACGGGCGGGTTCCAACAACCCGGTCTACATCCTCGACGAGATCGACAAGGTGGGAACCGACTTTCGGGGAGATCCGTCCTCGGCGCTTCTCGAAGTCCTCGATCCCGAGCAGAACTTCTCGTTTTCCGATCACTACCTGGAGGTGGAATTCGATCTGTCGAAGGTCATGTTCATTGCCACGGCCAATCAGCTGGATCCGGTGCCGCCTCCCCTCCGGGACCGGATGGAGGTGCTCGAGCTGGCCGGCTACACGGAGGACGAGAAACTCAACATCGCCCGGAAATTCCTGATCCCAAGACAGGTCAAGGAGCACGGGCTCAGCCGGGAGACGATCATCATCCGGACGCCGGCCGTCCGGAAGATCATTCGGGAATACACCCGGGAGGCCGGGGTGCGGAACCTCGAGCGCGAGATCGGCGCGATCTGCCGTGCGGTCGCCCGCGGGGTGGCCGAGGGGAGCGAAGACCTTTTCGACGTCTCGGCTGCTGCGGTGCAGGAGTACCTCGGGAACCCGCGTTTTACCTTCGATCTGGCCAAGAGGACATCGGTTCCCGGGGTGGCCATCGGACTGGCCTGGACCCCCGCAGGAGGGGACATCCTCTTTGTCGAGGCGACGATGATGCCGGGGAAGAAATCACTGAACCTCACCGGTCAACTCGGGGATGTGATGAAGGAGTCCGCCCACACGGCGATGAGCTATCTGCGGTCGAAGGCCATTCAGTTCGGGATCAGGGAGGACTTTTTTGCGGAACGGGATTTTCACATCCACGTCCCTGCCGGCGCCATTCCCAAGGACGGTCCGTCCGCCGGCGTCACCATGCTGACGGCATTGGCCTCTTTGTTGATCGGGAGACCCGTGCGGCACCGCGTCGCCATGACGGGCGAGGTCACGCTGCGGGGCATGGTCCTGCCGGTCGGCGGGATCAAGGAGAAGGTTCTCGCTGCGAGCCGGAGCGGGATCAAAGAGATCATCCTCCCGGAGGGAAATCGCCATGATCTGGATGATATCCCCGAAAAGATCCGCAAGCAGCTGATCTTCCATCTCGTCAACCGCATGGAAGACGTCCTCGTGCTGGCGCTCGAGGAAAAAAAGGACGAGACGGAGAAGCGTTCCCATGAGGCTTCTACAGCGAAGCAGGCATCGGAGGAGGAAGGAAAATGA
- a CDS encoding Hsp20/alpha crystallin family protein — MYLLKVRLDRNPGKFHDKVNRLMDEVMNLRGPVLNATSADWVPEADLYETAEEIVLLVNLAGVRKEDIEVTFFENYLRVAGTRALCGSDSPARYHRLEMGHGSFERVFRVPAWVDGDRIEAAFSEGLLTVRMKKGPMPQPRFIEVDQ, encoded by the coding sequence ATGTATCTTTTGAAGGTTCGCTTGGACCGCAACCCCGGCAAGTTCCACGACAAGGTGAATCGACTGATGGACGAGGTCATGAACCTGCGGGGTCCGGTCCTGAACGCCACGAGCGCTGATTGGGTGCCTGAGGCGGACCTGTACGAAACAGCGGAAGAAATCGTTCTGTTGGTGAATCTGGCCGGGGTCCGCAAAGAGGATATCGAAGTGACCTTTTTCGAAAATTACCTGCGGGTAGCCGGAACCAGGGCACTTTGCGGGAGCGATTCTCCTGCGCGCTACCACCGTCTCGAAATGGGACACGGCAGTTTCGAACGGGTCTTCCGGGTGCCCGCCTGGGTTGATGGGGATCGGATCGAAGCCGCCTTTTCGGAGGGCCTCCTGACCGTCCGGATGAAAAAGGGCCCGATGCCGCAGCCGCGGTTCATCGAAGTGGATCAGTAA
- a CDS encoding fumarate reductase flavoprotein subunit has protein sequence METILTDLLCIGAGLAGERVAVEVASNGFSTICLSIVPPRRSHSSAAQGGMQAALGHCTMGAGDCPDVHFLDTVRGSDWGCDQEVARMFVDTAPIAVREMAFWGIPWNRVVPGKSSYFKGGQKYEKVEPGERKGLITARDFGGTAKWRTCYTSDGTGHTLLYTMDNKVVELGVTVHDRFEAIALIHDGETCTGAVARCLKTGQLRVYLAKATLIATGGYGRIYRETTNAVINDGSGAILALDTEVVPIGNPEAVQFHPTGIVPTNILVTEGCRGDGGTLLDVNQERFMPQYEPQKAELASRDVVSRWMTHHIRQGFGIKSPYGDHLWLDIRHLGAQHIKTKLREVDEICNNFLGVDPVTQLIPVRPAQHYSMGGVRTNKDGAAYGLKGLFAAGEAACWDMHGFNRLGGNSLAETIVAGKIVGERIAEFLKGYETQFKTNTVRDRLAHEEDRIQRLRARSAGKENAFQVRDAMQIELMEHVGIFRNGTDLQKAVDTLQEIYARAQRVGLRSNGIGANPELGLALKIEGMLQLAICVAYAALQRTESRGCHAREDFPARNDRDWLTRTLATWQKGHDLPTLDYEPASKVLDLAPGERGYGVCKIISCDGEIIGD, from the coding sequence GTGGAAACAATTTTGACCGATCTCCTGTGTATCGGTGCCGGCCTCGCCGGCGAACGGGTTGCCGTGGAGGTGGCCTCCAACGGTTTCAGCACCATCTGCTTGAGCATCGTTCCCCCGAGACGGTCACACTCCTCCGCCGCACAAGGAGGCATGCAGGCCGCGCTCGGCCACTGTACCATGGGAGCCGGGGACTGCCCTGACGTCCATTTTCTGGACACTGTGAGAGGCTCGGATTGGGGCTGTGACCAGGAGGTTGCGCGGATGTTCGTGGACACCGCGCCGATCGCCGTGCGCGAGATGGCCTTCTGGGGCATCCCCTGGAATCGTGTGGTGCCGGGGAAATCCTCTTACTTCAAGGGCGGCCAGAAATACGAAAAGGTCGAACCCGGCGAGCGGAAGGGGCTGATCACCGCCCGGGATTTCGGTGGAACCGCCAAGTGGCGCACATGCTACACCTCGGACGGAACCGGCCACACGCTTTTATACACCATGGACAACAAAGTGGTGGAGCTCGGGGTTACCGTTCATGACCGGTTCGAGGCCATTGCCCTGATCCACGACGGGGAGACCTGCACCGGCGCTGTAGCCCGCTGCCTGAAGACAGGGCAGCTCCGGGTCTACCTGGCCAAAGCCACGCTGATCGCTACCGGAGGCTACGGCAGGATTTATCGTGAAACGACGAATGCGGTCATCAATGACGGCTCCGGGGCCATTCTGGCCCTCGACACGGAAGTCGTCCCGATAGGCAATCCTGAGGCGGTTCAGTTTCACCCGACAGGCATCGTCCCGACCAACATCCTGGTGACGGAAGGCTGCCGGGGGGACGGGGGAACCCTCCTGGACGTCAACCAGGAGCGCTTCATGCCGCAGTACGAGCCCCAGAAGGCCGAACTCGCCTCTCGGGACGTGGTTTCACGCTGGATGACCCACCACATCCGCCAGGGGTTCGGTATCAAAAGCCCTTATGGCGACCACCTCTGGCTGGACATACGCCACCTCGGCGCCCAACACATCAAGACCAAGCTCCGGGAGGTGGACGAGATCTGCAACAACTTCCTCGGCGTGGACCCTGTCACCCAGCTCATCCCGGTGCGTCCGGCACAGCATTACAGCATGGGAGGGGTTCGAACGAACAAGGACGGTGCCGCTTACGGTCTGAAGGGCCTCTTCGCCGCCGGCGAGGCTGCCTGTTGGGACATGCACGGCTTCAACCGCCTGGGCGGCAATTCCCTGGCGGAAACCATCGTCGCCGGCAAGATCGTCGGAGAGAGAATCGCCGAATTCCTGAAAGGGTATGAAACCCAGTTCAAAACGAACACGGTGCGGGACCGCCTGGCGCATGAGGAGGACCGGATCCAGCGCCTGCGCGCCCGAAGCGCCGGAAAGGAAAACGCCTTCCAGGTGCGCGACGCCATGCAGATCGAGCTCATGGAACACGTCGGGATTTTCCGCAACGGGACGGATCTCCAAAAAGCGGTCGACACGCTGCAGGAAATCTATGCCCGGGCGCAGAGGGTCGGACTCCGCTCCAACGGCATCGGGGCCAATCCCGAGCTGGGTCTGGCCCTCAAGATCGAAGGGATGCTGCAGTTGGCCATCTGCGTCGCATACGCAGCCCTGCAGCGCACCGAAAGCCGCGGCTGCCACGCCAGGGAGGATTTTCCGGCCCGGAACGACCGCGACTGGCTGACCCGGACCTTGGCCACATGGCAAAAAGGCCATGACCTCCCCACCCTGGATTACGAACCGGCCTCGAAGGTCCTCGACCTTGCCCCCGGCGAACGGGGCTACGGCGTCTGCAAGATCATCAGCTGCGACGGGGAAATCATAGGAGATTGA
- a CDS encoding citrate synthase, translated as MQETAKLIVDGRTFELPIVRGTEGEKALDISRLRNETGLISLDPGYANTGSCESSITFMDGEKGILRYRGIPVEQLAERSSFVEAAYLLINGELPTRQELNRFSVMLNDHSLVHEDMRAFFENFPRRAHPMGILSSMVNALRAFYPELPERGEEEEINITFTRLLSKVRTMAAASYKISRGHRVVYPRHDLSYCANFLNMMFDSPVKPYVIDDDIVQALNVFWILHADHEQNCSTAAVRLVGSARVNLYAAISAGICALWGPLHGGANQAVIEMLNRIYTEGGDPGPFILRAKDRKDPFRLMGFGHRVYKTYDPRAKIMKAMCDRILEKLNLDDPLLDIAKTLEEVALNDPYFIDHNLYPNVDFYSGIVLRALGIPLNMFTVMFAIGRLPGWISQWKESVDDPKWKLHRPRQIYVGPRERDYAPIGERK; from the coding sequence ATGCAGGAAACGGCCAAACTCATTGTGGACGGCAGGACCTTCGAACTGCCCATCGTCCGTGGGACGGAAGGGGAAAAGGCCCTGGACATCTCACGTCTCAGGAATGAAACCGGTCTGATCAGCCTCGATCCCGGGTATGCCAATACCGGCAGCTGCGAGAGCAGCATCACCTTCATGGACGGCGAAAAAGGCATTCTGCGCTATCGCGGGATACCGGTCGAACAGTTGGCCGAGCGGTCGAGCTTCGTCGAGGCGGCCTATCTGCTGATCAACGGGGAACTGCCTACGCGTCAGGAATTGAACCGCTTTTCGGTCATGTTGAATGACCACTCCCTCGTGCATGAGGATATGCGGGCGTTCTTCGAGAACTTTCCCCGCCGGGCGCACCCGATGGGCATCCTTTCCTCGATGGTGAACGCCCTGAGGGCCTTTTATCCGGAACTCCCGGAGCGAGGTGAAGAGGAGGAGATCAATATCACCTTCACGCGGCTGCTGTCGAAGGTCCGGACGATGGCAGCCGCCTCTTACAAGATCTCGCGGGGCCACAGAGTCGTCTATCCGCGGCATGATCTCAGCTACTGCGCGAATTTTCTGAACATGATGTTCGACTCACCGGTCAAACCCTATGTCATTGACGACGATATTGTACAGGCGTTGAATGTTTTCTGGATTCTGCATGCCGATCACGAACAGAACTGTTCGACGGCGGCGGTCCGGCTGGTGGGAAGCGCACGGGTCAATCTCTATGCGGCCATCTCCGCGGGGATTTGCGCTCTTTGGGGACCATTGCACGGCGGGGCCAACCAGGCGGTGATCGAGATGTTGAATCGGATCTATACGGAGGGAGGAGACCCCGGCCCGTTCATTTTGCGCGCCAAAGACCGCAAGGACCCCTTCCGGTTGATGGGTTTCGGGCATCGGGTTTACAAAACCTACGATCCGCGGGCGAAGATCATGAAGGCCATGTGCGACCGGATCCTGGAAAAGCTCAATCTGGACGACCCGCTTCTGGACATTGCCAAGACGCTCGAAGAGGTGGCTCTCAACGACCCCTATTTCATCGATCACAACTTGTACCCGAATGTGGACTTCTACAGCGGGATCGTCCTGAGAGCCCTCGGGATCCCATTGAACATGTTCACGGTCATGTTTGCCATCGGGCGATTGCCGGGTTGGATCAGCCAGTGGAAAGAGAGCGTGGACGACCCGAAGTGGAAATTGCACCGGCCGCGGCAGATTTATGTGGGCCCCCGGGAAAGGGACTACGCTCCTATCGGGGAGCGGAAATAG
- a CDS encoding fumarate reductase, which produces MAIDTTIFVHSPGRIPAYLDLLQMLTGAGLILFMWSHMVLVASVNFGPGVMNAIARFFEDSYMAQVGGPLIGATFLMHFILAARKIPFRVEQQSAVWKHSRSLHHLDTWLWLVQVITAMIILIMGSIHMWTVLTDLPITAAKSAARIQGGYWLVFYLILLPMVELHVGIGFYRIGVKWGFIQRRNRKGLKKFENILTGIFVLIGLITIVRFLTLSV; this is translated from the coding sequence ATGGCCATCGACACCACGATCTTCGTCCACTCCCCAGGGAGGATCCCCGCCTATCTCGACCTGCTTCAGATGTTGACCGGTGCCGGTCTCATTCTCTTCATGTGGAGCCACATGGTCCTGGTCGCAAGCGTCAACTTCGGCCCCGGCGTCATGAACGCGATCGCCCGGTTTTTCGAGGACTCCTACATGGCCCAGGTCGGGGGTCCGCTGATAGGCGCCACCTTCCTGATGCACTTCATCCTGGCGGCCCGCAAGATCCCGTTCAGGGTCGAGCAGCAATCCGCCGTCTGGAAGCACAGCCGTTCGCTTCATCATCTGGACACCTGGCTCTGGCTCGTGCAAGTCATCACCGCTATGATCATCCTGATCATGGGCTCCATTCACATGTGGACCGTCCTGACCGATCTTCCCATCACCGCCGCCAAGAGCGCCGCCCGCATCCAGGGGGGGTACTGGCTCGTGTTCTACCTGATTCTCCTGCCGATGGTCGAACTGCACGTAGGCATCGGCTTTTACCGCATCGGCGTCAAGTGGGGCTTCATCCAGCGCAGAAACCGCAAGGGCTTGAAAAAATTTGAGAATATTTTGACCGGTATTTTCGTATTGATCGGATTGATCACCATTGTTCGCTTTTTGACCCTTTCGGTCTGA
- a CDS encoding RsbRD N-terminal domain-containing protein, with the protein MHLTAFLIERRSAIVKRWRDVLFESYEPEGRDFLRRQKDPFSNPVGATLSGELEAVYDHLVSGGSAEDIAACLDRIIRIRAVQDFSPSKALAFLIQLKPVIRKELQGAKSSGAAASAELLELEDRIDALALQGFDVYTACRQHLNELRVREIRNEVGKLLERANARYAASDRQVSDTTA; encoded by the coding sequence ATGCACTTGACCGCTTTTTTAATCGAAAGAAGGTCGGCCATCGTAAAGCGGTGGCGCGATGTCCTTTTCGAAAGCTATGAACCGGAGGGACGGGATTTTCTGCGTCGGCAGAAGGATCCGTTTTCCAACCCTGTCGGGGCGACTCTGAGCGGGGAACTGGAAGCGGTGTATGACCATCTCGTTTCCGGGGGTTCTGCGGAGGACATAGCGGCCTGCCTGGATCGGATCATACGAATCCGCGCTGTGCAGGATTTCAGCCCCTCCAAGGCCCTGGCTTTTCTCATCCAGCTCAAACCGGTCATCCGCAAGGAGCTGCAGGGCGCAAAGTCCTCCGGCGCCGCGGCTTCGGCGGAGCTGCTGGAATTGGAGGACCGGATCGATGCGCTGGCTCTGCAGGGCTTTGACGTTTATACGGCCTGCCGGCAGCATCTCAACGAGCTGCGTGTAAGGGAGATTCGGAACGAGGTGGGGAAGTTACTGGAAAGAGCCAATGCCAGGTATGCCGCTTCGGATCGGCAGGTATCGGACACAACGGCCTAA
- a CDS encoding fumarate reductase iron-sulfur subunit codes for MARRLTFHIFRYNPQDPASSPHTDLFRLEETDSMTLFIALSRIREEQDPSLQFDFCCRAGICGSCAMVINGRPGLACKTLTKDLPEDITLMPLPVFKLIGDLSVDTGTWFRAMNERVGSWIHTSKSFDPNGEEERMDNAVAEEIYELERCVECGCCVAACGTANMRADFMGAVALNRIARFMLDPRDQRGDKEYFDVIGTDEGIFGCMGLLGCEDVCPKNLPLQDQLGILRRKMGWTAVKKLFRFVK; via the coding sequence ATGGCGAGACGGCTCACCTTCCATATCTTCCGCTACAATCCGCAGGACCCTGCATCCTCGCCCCACACGGATCTCTTCCGCCTGGAGGAGACCGACAGTATGACGCTCTTTATCGCCCTCTCGCGCATCCGCGAAGAGCAGGACCCTTCGCTGCAATTCGACTTCTGCTGCCGCGCCGGAATCTGCGGCTCCTGCGCCATGGTCATCAACGGCCGGCCGGGCCTCGCCTGCAAGACGCTCACCAAAGACCTGCCCGAGGATATCACCCTCATGCCCCTGCCGGTCTTCAAGCTGATCGGGGATCTTTCGGTGGATACGGGCACGTGGTTCAGGGCCATGAACGAGCGTGTCGGCTCATGGATCCACACCAGCAAGTCCTTCGACCCGAATGGCGAGGAAGAGCGGATGGACAACGCCGTCGCCGAAGAGATCTATGAACTCGAGCGCTGCGTCGAGTGCGGGTGCTGTGTCGCGGCCTGCGGCACCGCCAATATGCGGGCGGATTTCATGGGAGCGGTGGCGTTGAACCGCATTGCGCGGTTCATGCTGGATCCCCGGGATCAGAGAGGGGATAAGGAGTATTTCGACGTCATCGGAACCGACGAAGGCATCTTCGGATGCATGGGTCTGCTGGGGTGCGAGGACGTCTGCCCGAAGAACCTGCCGCTCCAGGATCAACTCGGCATCCTGCGGCGCAAGATGGGCTGGACCGCCGTCAAGAAGCTCTTTCGCTTTGTAAAATAA
- the dsrK gene encoding sulfate reduction electron transfer complex DsrMKJOP subunit DsrK: MAKDPKAGETAKINHTPPLMEGWMDTPVDIREGIYCYGAKEKNLEAVDMPNARDWNPAEEDWQLPDDWEKVIDDGFRLRLDRFRSFKLFMDICVRCGACADKCHFFIGSGDPKNMPVLRAELIRSVYRKKYTAGGKLFGKLAGARDLTLDVLKEWWYYLYQCTECRRCSLFCPYGIDTAEVTIIGRELTNLIGLNTDWISAPVANCNRTGNHLGIQPHAYKDMMDFFVDEIEDITGIRVEPSFNRKGAEILFITPSGDVFADPGTYTCMGYLMLFHYLQSQGLDITWSTYASEGGNFGYFTSHEMAKRLNAKMYAEAKRLGVKWILGGECGHMWRVLNQYMDTFNGPADFLEEPVSPITGTKFENAKGTKMVHLVEFTADLIKHNKLKLDPSRNDHLKVTFHDSCNPSRGMGFFEEPRYVINAVCNNFYEMPPQTIREQTFCCGSGAGLNAGENMELRMRGGLPRANAVRYVKEKYGVNMLSCICAIDRAVFPTLMDFWVRDVGVTGVHEMVANALVFEGENERTTDLRGEPLAGMEDDDNV; encoded by the coding sequence ATGGCTAAGGATCCAAAGGCAGGCGAGACCGCCAAGATCAACCACACCCCGCCGCTGATGGAAGGGTGGATGGATACGCCGGTTGACATTCGCGAAGGCATTTACTGTTACGGCGCTAAAGAAAAGAACCTCGAAGCTGTCGATATGCCGAATGCGCGGGATTGGAATCCCGCAGAAGAAGACTGGCAGCTGCCGGACGATTGGGAAAAAGTCATCGACGACGGCTTTCGGCTTCGGCTGGATCGTTTCAGATCGTTCAAGCTCTTCATGGATATCTGTGTGCGATGCGGGGCCTGTGCTGACAAGTGCCACTTTTTCATCGGCTCGGGCGATCCGAAGAACATGCCGGTGCTTAGAGCGGAATTGATCCGCTCCGTCTACCGGAAGAAGTATACGGCTGGAGGGAAGCTTTTCGGCAAACTGGCAGGCGCGAGGGATCTTACCTTAGATGTCCTGAAAGAGTGGTGGTATTACCTTTATCAATGCACGGAGTGCCGCCGTTGCTCCCTTTTCTGCCCCTACGGCATCGATACGGCCGAAGTGACGATCATCGGCCGCGAGTTGACGAACCTGATCGGCCTCAACACCGACTGGATCTCGGCGCCGGTGGCGAACTGCAACCGCACCGGCAATCACCTCGGAATCCAGCCTCATGCCTACAAGGACATGATGGACTTCTTCGTCGACGAGATCGAGGATATCACAGGGATCCGGGTTGAGCCGAGCTTCAACCGCAAAGGGGCGGAAATCCTGTTCATCACGCCCTCGGGGGACGTCTTTGCCGATCCCGGTACGTATACGTGCATGGGCTATCTCATGCTCTTCCACTATCTGCAGAGCCAGGGCCTCGACATCACCTGGAGCACCTATGCCTCCGAAGGGGGCAATTTCGGATACTTTACGTCCCATGAGATGGCCAAGCGGTTGAACGCCAAGATGTACGCGGAAGCGAAGCGGCTCGGGGTGAAATGGATTCTGGGCGGGGAGTGCGGCCACATGTGGCGCGTCCTGAACCAGTACATGGACACCTTCAACGGCCCCGCGGATTTTCTTGAAGAACCGGTTTCGCCCATTACGGGGACGAAGTTCGAGAACGCCAAAGGGACCAAGATGGTTCACCTGGTGGAATTTACGGCAGACCTGATCAAGCATAACAAGCTCAAGCTGGATCCGAGCCGGAACGATCACCTCAAGGTCACCTTTCACGATTCGTGCAACCCGTCGCGGGGTATGGGTTTCTTCGAGGAGCCGCGCTACGTGATCAACGCCGTGTGCAACAATTTTTACGAAATGCCCCCGCAGACCATTCGTGAGCAGACCTTCTGCTGTGGAAGCGGCGCCGGGCTGAACGCCGGGGAGAACATGGAACTGAGGATGCGCGGCGGCCTGCCGAGGGCCAACGCCGTCCGCTATGTCAAAGAAAAGTATGGCGTCAACATGCTCTCCTGCATCTGCGCCATTGACCGGGCGGTGTTTCCCACCCTGATGGATTTCTGGGTTCGAGATGTGGGGGTCACCGGGGTGCATGAAATGGTAGCCAACGCCCTCGTCTTCGAAGGGGAAAATGAACGGACCACCGACCTGCGTGGCGAACCCCTCGCTGGAATGGAGGATGATGACAATGTATGA